One window from the genome of Bacillus weihaiensis encodes:
- a CDS encoding S66 family peptidase, with translation MMKYPLLKKDATIGVTAPSSGVPNELHKLVEGASKRLKAQGYEVVCGDTVWTQEKVRSSPAQVRAEELTKMMQDEQIDFIFPPWGGELLIEILEYLDFETLKEKWILGYSDLSVLLVAITLKTGIATAHGTNLVDVRGEYSDETTAMWTSVLSTKKGESVLQHSSKNYQKEWQFDNPTPYIFDLSEETQWKTASNLPHKIEGRLLGGCIDVIRHLIGTPYGDVASFRHNFISDEPLIWYFENCALNTTDLRRTLVQMKLAGWFHHCSGILFGRSPANHPVNGYTAEDVYQELSEELQIPVIYDIDCGHVPPQITFVNGAYAEVETQDGQGTVRQHFR, from the coding sequence ATGATGAAATATCCACTATTAAAGAAAGACGCAACAATCGGGGTTACTGCACCCTCATCAGGCGTTCCAAACGAATTACACAAGCTTGTAGAAGGGGCTAGTAAGCGTTTGAAAGCACAAGGATATGAAGTAGTTTGTGGAGATACAGTTTGGACACAGGAAAAAGTCAGGTCTTCACCCGCACAAGTAAGGGCAGAGGAACTTACTAAGATGATGCAAGACGAACAAATCGATTTTATCTTTCCTCCATGGGGTGGCGAACTCCTAATTGAAATACTTGAATACCTAGATTTTGAAACGTTAAAGGAAAAATGGATATTGGGTTACTCAGATCTCAGCGTATTATTAGTAGCTATTACGTTAAAAACAGGAATCGCAACTGCACATGGGACAAATTTGGTAGATGTAAGAGGAGAATATTCAGATGAAACAACAGCCATGTGGACTTCTGTCTTATCTACAAAAAAAGGTGAATCCGTCCTACAGCATTCATCAAAGAACTACCAAAAAGAATGGCAGTTCGATAACCCAACACCTTATATATTCGATTTGAGCGAGGAAACGCAATGGAAAACGGCCTCAAATCTTCCACACAAAATTGAGGGTCGACTTCTCGGTGGATGTATTGATGTGATTAGGCATCTTATCGGTACACCATATGGTGATGTTGCAAGCTTTAGACATAATTTTATTTCTGACGAGCCACTGATTTGGTATTTTGAGAACTGCGCGCTCAATACGACTGATTTACGCAGAACATTGGTTCAAATGAAGCTAGCTGGTTGGTTCCATCACTGTTCAGGTATTTTGTTTGGAAGAAGCCCAGCGAATCACCCTGTTAACGGGTATACAGCTGAAGACGTTTACCAGGAGCTTTCCGAGGAGCTACAAATCCCAGTTATCTATGACATAGATTGTGGTCATGTTCCACCTCAGATAACCTTTGTCAATGGGGCATATGCTGAGGTTGAGACGCAGGATGGTCAAGGGACTGTGCGTCAGCATTTTAGGTAG
- a CDS encoding DUF2332 domain-containing protein — protein MDQAHLSQTFRNFAHIECKDSSKLYEYLSLNIAEDNELLDLCLHAKEGQPVPNLLFGAVHYLLLNGREHVLSQYYPSVVEDPLDVDGSFIYFKEFCRQYRREVTTILQSKLVQTNEVRRCAYLYPSFCYMYNKVKKPLALIEIGTSAGLQLLWDKYSYSYGTNEIYGDQHSILHITSEMRGVETPILLKEFPPVASKVGLDLHISDVRNKEDYLWLKSLIWPEHKERLELFESAVICFKENPVELLEGDGVALLKDVMKGVPDETLIGIFHTHVANQIPEKSKRILIEKIQKMGENRDVFHLYNNMWDRKLHLDYFIDGVDYKEIIGEADGHGRWFEWNIK, from the coding sequence ATGGACCAAGCTCACTTATCTCAAACATTTAGAAATTTTGCTCATATAGAATGTAAAGATTCCAGTAAATTATATGAATATTTATCGCTCAATATCGCTGAAGATAATGAATTGCTTGATTTATGTTTACATGCTAAAGAAGGCCAACCAGTCCCAAACTTATTATTTGGTGCAGTTCATTATTTATTGCTTAATGGAAGAGAACACGTATTAAGTCAATATTACCCAAGTGTTGTTGAGGATCCACTAGATGTGGATGGATCCTTTATTTATTTTAAAGAATTTTGTAGACAGTATAGACGTGAGGTTACAACAATACTACAAAGTAAGCTAGTCCAGACGAATGAAGTTAGGCGTTGTGCTTACTTATACCCAAGCTTTTGTTATATGTATAACAAAGTTAAAAAGCCATTAGCTTTAATAGAAATTGGAACTAGTGCAGGCCTTCAACTTTTATGGGACAAGTATAGTTATTCCTATGGTACGAATGAAATATACGGTGATCAACATTCCATATTGCATATAACATCTGAAATGAGAGGAGTAGAGACTCCTATATTACTGAAAGAATTTCCTCCAGTAGCTTCAAAGGTTGGATTAGACTTACATATAAGTGATGTACGAAATAAGGAAGATTATCTATGGCTAAAATCATTAATTTGGCCAGAACACAAAGAGAGATTAGAATTATTTGAGAGTGCTGTCATTTGTTTTAAAGAGAATCCTGTGGAGCTTTTAGAAGGTGATGGAGTTGCCCTTCTTAAAGACGTTATGAAAGGAGTACCAGATGAAACGCTGATCGGCATATTTCATACCCATGTTGCGAATCAAATTCCTGAAAAATCTAAGCGTATTCTCATTGAGAAGATTCAGAAAATGGGGGAAAACAGGGATGTTTTTCACCTTTATAATAATATGTGGGATAGAAAACTTCACCTTGATTATTTTATTGATGGTGTAGACTATAAAGAAATAATTGGAGAAGCTGATGGTCATGGCAGATGGTTTGAGTGGAATATAAAATAG
- the guaC gene encoding GMP reductase codes for MDNVFDYEDIQLIPAKCVVNSRSECDTSVKLGGYSFKLPVVPANMQTIIDEKIATYLAENGYFYVMHRFEPETRTQFIQDMQSRHLIASISVGVKEEEYAFVEQLANEHLVPEFITIDIAHGHSNAVISMIQHIKKHLPKSFVIAGNVGTPEAVRELENAGADATKVGIGPGKVCITKIKTGFGTGGWQLAALRWCAKAASKPIIADGGIRTHGDIAKSVRFGATMVMIGSLFAGHEESPGVTIEKDGKLFKEYFGSASEFQKGEKKNVEGKKMYVEHKGALQDTLTEMEQDLQSSISYAGGTNLDAIRHVDYVVVKNSIFNGDKVY; via the coding sequence ATGGATAATGTGTTTGATTATGAAGATATTCAGTTGATTCCAGCGAAATGCGTTGTAAATAGTCGTTCAGAGTGTGATACAAGTGTGAAATTAGGTGGATATTCCTTTAAATTACCGGTCGTACCTGCAAATATGCAAACAATTATTGATGAGAAAATTGCTACTTATTTAGCAGAGAACGGTTATTTTTATGTGATGCACCGTTTTGAGCCTGAAACAAGAACTCAATTCATTCAAGATATGCAATCTCGTCATCTCATCGCTTCCATAAGTGTAGGGGTGAAAGAAGAAGAATATGCATTTGTTGAACAGCTAGCAAATGAACATCTTGTTCCTGAATTTATCACAATAGATATTGCGCACGGACATTCTAATGCTGTTATCTCAATGATCCAACATATTAAAAAGCATTTACCTAAAAGCTTTGTCATTGCAGGAAATGTTGGAACACCTGAAGCAGTTCGTGAATTGGAGAATGCTGGAGCGGATGCGACAAAGGTTGGTATAGGACCTGGTAAGGTGTGTATTACGAAAATTAAAACGGGATTTGGAACGGGAGGCTGGCAGTTAGCTGCACTGAGATGGTGTGCAAAAGCTGCAAGTAAGCCAATTATTGCTGATGGTGGAATACGTACACATGGTGATATTGCGAAGTCAGTGCGATTTGGTGCGACGATGGTGATGATTGGTTCATTATTCGCAGGTCACGAGGAATCTCCTGGTGTGACAATTGAAAAGGATGGAAAGCTCTTCAAAGAGTATTTCGGATCTGCTTCTGAATTCCAAAAAGGTGAAAAGAAGAATGTAGAAGGAAAGAAAATGTATGTAGAACACAAAGGGGCTCTACAGGATACTTTAACTGAAATGGAACAAGACCTTCAGTCCTCCATTTCATATGCAGGTGGAACCAATCTAGATGCAATCCGTCATGTTGATTACGTAGTTGTGAAGAATTCAATCTTTAACGGTGATAAAGTTTATTAA
- a CDS encoding HAD family hydrolase produces the protein MKAIIFDFDGTLADTLPVCFYAFQAVFREFDNKEVTPEEIKAMFGPSETGIIRENLMHSNHKEAIEYYYEKYSERHGDLVLENEEMNDLLQFLKEEGYKLGIVTGKASRSLLISLDYLKMHGLFDVIITGDDVTIPKPHPEGLNKALEQLNIKNSEAIFLGDSDADILAGKQANVLTIGVQWLPNYQTLAFGVQPDEILHDVKAFIELLKK, from the coding sequence ATGAAAGCGATTATTTTTGATTTTGATGGAACGCTTGCTGATACGTTACCAGTTTGTTTTTATGCCTTTCAAGCTGTATTTAGGGAGTTTGACAACAAAGAAGTTACACCAGAAGAGATAAAGGCCATGTTTGGTCCGTCAGAGACTGGAATTATCAGAGAAAATCTTATGCATTCAAATCATAAAGAAGCAATTGAATACTACTATGAGAAGTATAGTGAAAGACATGGAGACCTTGTTCTTGAAAATGAGGAGATGAATGATTTGCTCCAGTTCTTAAAAGAAGAAGGATATAAGTTGGGGATTGTAACAGGAAAAGCGAGCAGAAGTCTTCTTATCTCTTTAGATTACCTTAAAATGCATGGCTTATTTGATGTGATCATTACTGGTGATGATGTTACCATACCAAAACCACATCCAGAAGGCTTGAACAAGGCATTGGAACAGCTTAACATAAAAAATTCTGAAGCTATTTTTTTAGGAGATAGTGACGCAGATATTTTAGCAGGTAAACAAGCTAATGTCCTTACAATTGGAGTGCAGTGGTTACCGAACTATCAAACATTGGCGTTTGGTGTTCAACCAGACGAAATATTACATGACGTCAAAGCTTTTATAGAGTTACTTAAAAAATAA
- a CDS encoding GNAT family N-acetyltransferase, producing the protein MYIKLLTPLDAKEYGELRLEALRHQPEAFLMTYEEVVDKENIIDIYREELMCENRLTYGAFNNKGDLLGIGTLQLGRQTKIKHKANILAMYVSESGRGLGIGKRLLEEIILKARSFQIEQLHLTVVSDNDRAKRLYSTMGFKVYGLEERALKLGDRYWAEEHMVLYI; encoded by the coding sequence ATGTATATTAAATTATTAACACCATTAGATGCAAAAGAATATGGCGAATTACGATTAGAAGCATTAAGACATCAGCCAGAAGCTTTTCTAATGACTTATGAAGAAGTGGTAGATAAGGAAAATATCATTGACATATATAGGGAAGAATTAATGTGTGAAAATAGACTTACTTATGGGGCCTTTAATAATAAGGGTGATTTACTTGGCATTGGGACCTTGCAACTTGGACGACAAACTAAAATAAAACATAAAGCAAATATTTTAGCCATGTATGTTTCAGAGAGTGGGCGGGGTCTTGGAATCGGAAAGAGATTGTTGGAAGAGATAATCTTAAAAGCCAGATCATTCCAAATTGAACAACTGCATCTAACTGTAGTTTCCGATAATGATAGAGCTAAACGTTTATATTCAACTATGGGATTTAAAGTCTATGGGTTGGAGGAAAGGGCATTGAAATTAGGTGACCGGTATTGGGCTGAGGAACATATGGTGTTATACATATAA